In the Gemmatimonadota bacterium genome, GGGATTTGCCCAATCATTTTACGGATGATTTGATAACCGATATTCAGGTGGTGTTAAGCGGTATGAATTCTTCGGTTTATGTGCAAGATTGGACAGATCCAGAGATGCAAATCCCGGTGTTGCGGCCTTTTAGTTTAAAGACCGCAGAACACGAGCGGGACCACGCGATGATCGAGACGTATGTGCATCGGATTATGGTGGATTCGGGCAATTATATTGTCTGGTCGTGATGGAGTGCGTCATGATACCAAAAACGGTTTATCGATTCGGCGTTTTGGGTATTGCATTGATCATGGCTTGTAGCAAGGCGGCCGATCCAGAATATGTGATTGAAGAATCTGTTGTGACGACGCCTGCGGGCACGGAGCATGTGCAGATTTTTGTTCCTGTTAGCACCTTTGCGATGGGGTCGAGCGATGGGCCTTCAAATACGCGTCCGCTGCACGAGGTGATGCTCGACGCTTTTTATATCGATAAATACGAGGTGACCAACGCACAGTATTTGGCTTATGTTGAAGCCACGGGAAGTGAAGAGCCGCAGTACTTTCGAGTAGAGGGGTTTGGTCAACCCGATCAGCCGGCAGTGGGGGTTTTGTGGTCTCAAGCGCGGGATTATTGCCATTGGGCGGGTTTGCAATTGCCGAGTGAAGCGCAGTGGGAATTGGCCGCTGCGGGCACGGATGGGCGCGTGTTTCCCTGGGGCAATGAGCCTGCGAGTGAATCGCTGTGCAATTTCAATTTCAGTTCGGGCCCCATGCCTGTGGGTAGCTATCCAGATGGTGCAAGTCCTTATGGCGCGATGGATATGGCGGGCAATGTCTGGGAGTGGACGCTGGATGAATACCAGCATACGTATTACGCAAATAGTCCCAGGCACAATCCGGTGAATTTAGAAAATTCAGGTATGGATGATGGGCCAGATCGCACGCTTCGCGGTGGGGGCTGGTTTTCGGCGCAACACGATATCCGCGTGTTTGTGCGGAGTTCGGTTTTGATTATGGAAGAGCAGGCTCTGGCGCGCGAAGAGTTTGATACCGAAATATTTGCTTACATCGGGTTTCGGTGTGCGCGGGGAGAGCCTTAATTGTATTAAAAAGCCAGGTTATCGCATTGGTGGCCGTTGCTCTTGTGGGGGTGACGGTTTACATTTTTTATTCGCGCATCAACAGGACGTGTTATGCGGTTTGGGATATTTCACATTTTATGGGTGATTCTGGTGTTCGCGTCGTGCAATCGAGAACGCGAGGTGCCCAATTTGGTGCGCGTTTCTGAGCCGGGGTTTACGGGGCTGGAACGGTGCGCTGCCTGCCATACCGACAAGTATGCCGAGTGGCGGCAGAGTTTGCACAGTGTCGCTATGACTGTGCCGGCTGATTCGACGATTGTGGGTGATTTTGACAATGTATCCCATGTGTATGGCGGTGTGCGTTCGCGCATGTTTCGCAGGGGGGATGCGTATTATATGCAGACTAAAGGGGAGGATGGGCGCGTGGGGACTTATCGCGTGGATTACGCGATTGGCAAGCGGCAGCATCAGGCTTATTTGACGGCTTTTCCCAATGGGCGGTGGCAGGTGTTACCCCTGTATCACGATGGCGCGACAAATGATTGGGTCGATGCACAGGAAGGAGGCGTGGTGGAACAGTCGCGGCCTCTGGCGAGAGAAGATTATTATTATTGGACGAATGCGGGACGCACGTGGAATTTTCATTGTTTTGATTGTCACGCCAGCCGGGTGCAAAAGCATTACGATGTGCCTACCCAGACTTATCGCACGACTGTGGGCAGTCTGAGTATTGATTGCGAGGCGTGCCATGGGCCGTCGGGCAAACACGACGAGACGCGCGGGCAAGTTGACGCTCCGCTGCATTTGCTGTTATTGCGGTCGCTGGATAAGGAACGGTCTGTTGAGGTGTGTGCGCAGTGTCATGCCGCCAAGGAAATTGTGGCGACCGGGTATTTGCCGGGTGAGAATTTTTACGATTATTATTCTCTTGTGTTGCCAGATGACGAGGCGATTTTTTATTCGGATGGACAGCCCCGGGTTTATTTGTATCCCGCGGCTCTGCATTTGATGAGTGCGTGTTATATCCAGGGTGAATTGACGTGTACGACGTGTCACGACGCGCACGGAACAGCGCGCGATATCGATCTGGTGGCGGACCGAAATAGCGTGGAATTGTGCGAGACGTGCCATGAAGATGTTGCAGCCGATCCGGTCGCGCATGGGCATCACCGCGCGGGGAGTGTGGGCAATCAATGCGTGCAGTGTCACATGCCGTATCACTATGTGACAGGAGAAAATCTGACGGATCACCGCATTGCATCTCCCGCGCCGGAAAATACGGTGGTCAATGGCGTGCCCAATGCGTGTAATCAGTGTCACGACGATAAGTCCGCGCAATGGGCTTCTGCGTGGGCAAAGCAGTGGTATGGCGATTATCAGGACAAAATTGTGGCGCGTACAACGGCGATTGCGAATGGGCAAAGGGGCGGTGGTGTGGCGCAGTTGATGAAGCTGGTAAACGATGGGCGTGAGAGTGCGGTTTGGCGCGCGACAGCTGCGTCTTTGCTGGGGGGGGTGGGGGATGCGCGTGCGGTGCCGGCACTGGTTGAGGCGATGGGTGATTCGCATGCGATGGTGCGGATGAAGGCGGCGATTTCGCTGGGGCGTTTGGGCGATGTGCGCGGTTTGCCAGCGCTTTTGGATGCGTTGTCCGATTCGGCGCGCATTGTGCGGGTGCAAGCGCCGTTTGCGTTGATGGATATTGGCTATTTGCCGGATGGTTCCACTGCGGGCGATGCGTTCCGCCGGGCACTTGAGGAGCATCGCGATGTGGTGTATGGTGTGCAGGGCGACGATCCGGGCTTTCACGAGAGTTTGGGGCAGGTCTATGAAGCTCAGGGGCTTTTTGAAGATGCGAGGCGGGAGTTTGAGATTGTTGCAAAGTTAGACCCCCGGCATCCGGAGACCGCGGCAGATCTGGCGCGATTGGCGCGAAAACAGAAGCGTTTTGAGCAGATGAGGGCGTTGCTCAAGGAGAAGAGCGATTTGACTTCCCGGTTGCGCGCAGGTGCATTGCTGTTGCATCATGGGCGCTATGCAGATGCTGCGACAACTTTTGATGATGTGCGCGAGGGTTCGCCCGTTTTGCATACCTCTGTGGGTAATGCGCTGTGGGGCAGTGGGGATCGCGCAGGTGCTATCGAAGCCTATCGCCGTGCGCTTGCTGTTGCGCCGGGATATGTTCCGGCGATTCGGCAACTCGCGTTATTGGCGTTTTCGGCGGGCGATGGCGAGGTGCGCGATGATTATGATTGGGACGAGATGTCGATAGGCGATTGGGTAGAAAGGGGTACGGCACACGCGCTGTCGGGCGATTGGGCGTTGGCGCGCGCGGCATACCGCAGGGCGTTGGAAATGGAGGATGCGGGCGCGGGATTATTTGGTTTGGGCAGGCAGGCGCGAGATGTGGGGGTTGCAAAGTCTGATTCTGCTTTTGCCGTTGGACACCGCGTCTATGTGCAGGGAATGCTGGCAGAGGCGTTGCCTCATTTTGAAGTTGCGGTGAAATACCAGGCCAATCGTGCTGATGTGTATGCGATGCAGGGGCTTATTCGGGCTGATTTGGGAGAGTTAGAGGTTGCGGAATCTCTTTTGTTGGATGCGTTGATTGTCGATCCTTTTTATGTTCCCGCGCTTACTGTGCTGGGCACGGTTTTACAGGAGCGCGGCGATATAGAAGGTGCGCTGTCTGTGTATCGACAGGCGTGGGTGCTGGAGCCAGAAGCGCAGGGGTTGGAGTTGTTTATGGGACAGGCTTATGCCATAGGCGGGCAGCGAGATAGTGCGGTTGCGGTTTTGCGGCGCGTGATTGCGCGCGAGCCGGGCAATACGCAGGCACGCGATTTGTTGCGAGAATTGAAAGGGCGTGAATTGTGAGGCGCTGGATGAAAATTGTTGGCGTTGGTGTGCTGGTATTGGCTTGCGTCTCTGGTGTGTTTTATGTGTTGCAGCCGGAAGAGGCGGTTCGGTTTGTTGCTCACCCGGTTTTTTTGTGGCGCATCCAGAGTGACCAGTCGTGCGAAGGGTGCCATCGGAATATCGACCCGGGTATGGACAAGCAGTGGCGCGAGAGTGCCCATTTTCGAGCCAATGTGGGGTGTGCAGATTGTCACGGCGAGAACCACGAGACGGTTTTTGCGGTTCGAGGGCAGGTGTCGGCTGGGATGTGTGGCAAATGTCACGCAGAAGAGGTTGAGGCATTTGCAGAGAGCGGGCATGCCGATGCGGAATTGGCCG is a window encoding:
- a CDS encoding SUMF1/EgtB/PvdO family nonheme iron enzyme; amino-acid sequence: MIPKTVYRFGVLGIALIMACSKAADPEYVIEESVVTTPAGTEHVQIFVPVSTFAMGSSDGPSNTRPLHEVMLDAFYIDKYEVTNAQYLAYVEATGSEEPQYFRVEGFGQPDQPAVGVLWSQARDYCHWAGLQLPSEAQWELAAAGTDGRVFPWGNEPASESLCNFNFSSGPMPVGSYPDGASPYGAMDMAGNVWEWTLDEYQHTYYANSPRHNPVNLENSGMDDGPDRTLRGGGWFSAQHDIRVFVRSSVLIMEEQALAREEFDTEIFAYIGFRCARGEP
- a CDS encoding ammonia-forming cytochrome c nitrite reductase subunit c552, giving the protein MRFGIFHILWVILVFASCNREREVPNLVRVSEPGFTGLERCAACHTDKYAEWRQSLHSVAMTVPADSTIVGDFDNVSHVYGGVRSRMFRRGDAYYMQTKGEDGRVGTYRVDYAIGKRQHQAYLTAFPNGRWQVLPLYHDGATNDWVDAQEGGVVEQSRPLAREDYYYWTNAGRTWNFHCFDCHASRVQKHYDVPTQTYRTTVGSLSIDCEACHGPSGKHDETRGQVDAPLHLLLLRSLDKERSVEVCAQCHAAKEIVATGYLPGENFYDYYSLVLPDDEAIFYSDGQPRVYLYPAALHLMSACYIQGELTCTTCHDAHGTARDIDLVADRNSVELCETCHEDVAADPVAHGHHRAGSVGNQCVQCHMPYHYVTGENLTDHRIASPAPENTVVNGVPNACNQCHDDKSAQWASAWAKQWYGDYQDKIVARTTAIANGQRGGGVAQLMKLVNDGRESAVWRATAASLLGGVGDARAVPALVEAMGDSHAMVRMKAAISLGRLGDVRGLPALLDALSDSARIVRVQAPFALMDIGYLPDGSTAGDAFRRALEEHRDVVYGVQGDDPGFHESLGQVYEAQGLFEDARREFEIVAKLDPRHPETAADLARLARKQKRFEQMRALLKEKSDLTSRLRAGALLLHHGRYADAATTFDDVREGSPVLHTSVGNALWGSGDRAGAIEAYRRALAVAPGYVPAIRQLALLAFSAGDGEVRDDYDWDEMSIGDWVERGTAHALSGDWALARAAYRRALEMEDAGAGLFGLGRQARDVGVAKSDSAFAVGHRVYVQGMLAEALPHFEVAVKYQANRADVYAMQGLIRADLGELEVAESLLLDALIVDPFYVPALTVLGTVLQERGDIEGALSVYRQAWVLEPEAQGLELFMGQAYAIGGQRDSAVAVLRRVIAREPGNTQARDLLRELKGREL